The sequence CGGCTGTCGGTGTTGCTATCGGCGAGTGCAGCCCAGGCCTGCGGGCTGGAGACGGATGCTGCCAGGCGTCCCGAGGACATCCGCTGAGGTCTCGGACCGGCGTCGCCAACTAAAGTCGCCTCTTCGCCAGCCGTTATAGGCGGCAACCGCAGAGTGGCGCCAAGAGTGCTTCTGCGCGGCTTCTCTCCCTTGGGGCGCTCATGAAAGAACTCATCCTTGTCCTGTTGTGTGGTCTGGTCGTCGGTGCCGTGGGCGCGTTGGCCGCTCTGTCGGGGAACATCTGGCTGATCGCCGTGGTGACGGGCGTGGTCGCGGCCGTGCTGGTAGGCGGTCTGGCGGTCCTGCGCCGGCGCGCCGTTCGCCGGCTCGCGGGTCTCGTCGAACAGATCAACCGCGATGGTGATCTGGGCCGCGGTGTTGCGGTAAGCGATCCGTCCTTGCGGGCGGTGGGCACGGCGATGGACGAGTTGCTGGACGTGCTGCAGGGAATGGTAGCCAAGACAGTCACGGACGCCGGGCAGATCGAGTCCGCAGCCAAGCGCTTGGGCGAGGATTCAAGCGAAGCGCTGGGTCGCTCCCGGCTGCAGCGGGACGCGGCTGAACAGATGGGAACCGCCATCGAGGAAATGACCGGCACCATCTACGACGTGGCCGAACATGCCTCCCAGACGACCCGCATCGCGCAGGAGGCGCGCGAGCTGTCGGTCCGCGGCAAGGGAGTGGTCGCCGAGGTGTCGCGCGAGATCGAGGAGACGGCCCAGCAAGTGGAAGCCTCCGCGACGGTGGTGGCGTCCTTGGGCGAGCGCTCGCAGGCCATTGGCGGCATCGTGCGGGTGATTCACGAGATCGCTGACCAGACCAATCTGCTCGCGCTCAATGCCGCGATCGAGGCGGCCCGCGCGGGCGAGCAGGGGCGCGGCTTCGCAGTGGTGGCGGACGAGGTGCGCAAACTGGCCGAGCGGACCGCGACTGCGACAGGCGAGATCAGCAAGGTCATCGCCGACATCCAGCAGGAAACCGCGCGCGCAATCGGCGCCATCGAGGCGGGCTCCAGCAAGGCGCGTGACGGGGCGCTCAAGGCGCGCGAGGCTGCCGACGCCCTCGATGCGATCGAGTCAGGCGCGCACTCGACTCTCGAAAAGGTCGAGTCCATCGTCTCGGCCATCCAGGGCCAGAGTCGCGAAGCGGAGCGCCTGCACGGTTCGGTGCAACGGATCGTGCAGATCGCGGACCAGAACCTGGAGGGTTCGCAGAGAACGCAGCAGGATTCGACCCGCCTGGAGCATCTCGCGACCAACCTCGCCGAGATCAACCGGGTCTTCAAGCTGGGCGAATCAGGCCAGCGCGCCGCCGCCGTGCATGCGCGCATGCCCGCTGTCGCGCGGGAAGCGGCCGCGCGCGTTGGCGCCACGCTGGACGCGGCGATCAGCGGTGGCCGGTTGGCCGAAGGGGATATCTTCGACCAGAACTACAAGCCGATCCCGGATACCCAGCCGCAGAAGTTCCACACCCGCTTCGATGGCCTGACGGACGAGCTCCTGCCACCGGTCCAGGAGCCGCTGCTGGAGCAGTATCCGGAGCTCGTCTACGCGGGTGCGGTAGACAGGAATGGCTATTTCCCGACCCACAACAAGCGCTTCACCCAGCCCTTGACCGGCGACCCGGCCAAGGACGTGGTCGGCAACCGCACCAAGCGGATCTTCGATGACCCCGTGGGCAAGCGCTGTGGTGCCCATGAGCTCGAATTCCTGGTGCAGACCTACCGTCGCGACACCGGCGAAGTGATGCATGACATCTCGGCCCCCATCTACGTCCGTGGCCAGCACTGGGGCGGATTTCGAATCGGTTACAGGGCTTAACGTTGCTGGCTCAAGTTGAGAGATACCCTGCCGTAAGTGTTATCGACGCCTGCGCACTAAGCGCGGCACGGAAATAAAGGCCGAGTTGGAGAGAGGCATGTCCGAACTGCTCAAGAGTGTTGACGCAAGAACCCGGCTGGCCGGTACGAACAAACTGGAAATCCTGCTCTTTTCGCTAGGCGAGGACACGCGCACCGGACGACGCGAGACCTTCGGGATCAACGTCTTCAAAGTGCGCGAAGTGATGCGCACGCCGGCGATCACCGCAGCCCCCGACATGCAGGATTCGGTGGAAGGCATGGTTTCGCTGCGCGGCCAACTGGTGCCGGTGGTGGACCTTGCGAAGTACGCCAACGTGAATCGCGAAGGTCGTCGCGACATCATGATCGTGACGGAATACAACGGCCACACGCAGGGCTTCCTGGTCGAGTCGGTGGACAACATCCTGCGCCTGGACTGGTCACAGATGCGCGTGCCGCCCGAAATGACCAGCAACCGTCTGGGCGGGCTGGTGACTGCGGTGACCGAGCTCGACGACGGTCGCCTGATCATGATGCTCGACGTCGAAAAGGTGCTCTCCGAGACCACCAAGTACGACGACGACTTCATGTTCAAGGACATCCCCAAGGTGCGTCGCGAGGATGCGACCGTCTTCTACGCGGACGACTCCTCGGTCGCGCGCAAGCAGATCGAACGCACGCTGGGCCTGATGGGCGTGCGTGCCCTCGGGGCGGTCAACGGGCGTGCGGCCTGGGACGATCTGCAGCGCATGGCGCAGCACGCCGAGGTCACCGGCCGCAAGGTCAAGGAAATGGTCAACGTGATCCTGACCGACATCGAAATGCCGGAGATGGATGGCTACATCCTGACGCGCCGGATCAAGACCGATCCGCGTTTCGAAGGCATTCCCGTACTGATGCATTCGTCGCTCTCGGGCATGTCGAACCAGGCCCTTGGCAAGTCCGTGGGCGTGGACAACTACGTATCCAAGTTCGAGCCGCACCGTCTGGCGGAAGCGCTGCTGGAATTCATCGACGGCGCATCGGCCGAGGCCGGCCGCTGAGCGGCCCGCGCCGAGCCGCGGAATCGCCACAGACACGTATGCAACCCGGGCAGCATTGAGGGAACGGCAAATGGAGCTCACCCAGGAAAACAACCTTCTCGAAAGCGTCGACGCACGCACCAAGCTTGCGGGCTCGAACCGCATGGAGATCCTGCTGTTCTCGCTCGGCACGAGCGAGACCTTCGGCATTAACGTCTTCAAGGTGCGGGAAGTTTCGAAGGCGCCCTTCATCACCAAATCGCCCAACATGCCCGCTGGCGTAGAGGGGCTCATTTCCCTGCGTGGCAACGTGATACCGGTGCTCTCGCTCGGTCGCATCCTCGGGCTGCAGAAGCCGGACGCGCCCCTGGGGGAATCGATGATGGTGACCGAGTACAGCAAGCACACGCTGGGTTTCCTGGTCGAGGACGTGGACCGGATCATCCGTGTGGAGTGGTCCAAGGTGCGCCAGCCCGAGAGCCTGAGCTCGGGCGCAGGGAACTACATCACCGCGATCACGGAGCTGCCGGACGGTCGCCTGGTCTCCATCCTCGACGTCGAAACCATCCTCGCGAACACCTTCGGCGAAGCTCCCATCGGCCAGATCGCGCCGCTGGGCAAGCAGGAAGAAGCGAACATCTTCTTCGTCGACGATTCGGCGGTTGCCCGTCGCAAGATCAGTGAAGTGCTGGAAAAGCTCGGCGTCCGCCACAAGCACGCCATGAACGGGCAGGAAGCCTGGACGCGTCTGGAAGGCATGGCCACTCATGCACAGATGCAGAAGCGCAGCCTGGCCGACGAACTCGATCTCATCCTGGTCGATGCCGAAATGCCGGAGATGGATGGTTACGTCCTGACCCGCCACATCAAGCTGGACGCGCGCTTCAACGGCATTCCGGTCGTCATGCACTCCTCGCTCTCTTCCGAGGCTAACCGTGCCATGGGCCGCTCGGTCGGCGTAGATGCCTACGTCGCCAAGTTCGATGCCGAAGTGCTCGCCGACACCCTTCGTCCGTATCTGCTCAAGCAACACAGGGAATAACCCCCGGAGAATCAAATATGTCCGATCCCAAAATGAAATTCCTTGTCGTCGACGATTTTTCGACCATGCGCCGGATCGTGCGCAACCTGCTCAAGGAACTGGGCTACACGAACGTGGACGAGGCCGAGGACGGCGCCGTCGGGCTGCAGAAACTGCAGGGCGGCGGGTTCGACTTCGTGGTGACCGACTGGAACATGCCCAACATGACCGGTATCGAACTGCTGCAGGCGATCCGCGCCAACGCTCAGCTCAAGGACCTGCCGGTGCTGATGATTACGGCCGAGGCCAAGAAGGAAAACATCATCCTCGCCGCACAGGCCGGTGCCAGCGGCTACATCGTCAAACCCTTCACGGCTGCGACGCTTTCCGAAAAGCTCGGAAAGATCTTCGAAAAGCTCGGCAAGTGATCGCGGTTCGTCCGCACTCGCTCCATACCAGATAGAGATACGGGAGCCTGAAAATGGCAAAACGTCCCACGAACGACGCGTCCGGTGACAACGACGACCTGCAGGCCCTGTTCGACAGCATCGCCAGCGAATCCGCTCAGCCCAAGCCTGCGCCCGCCGCCGCGGCCGATTCCGGCGGCGGCGACAACGATGAGCTGCAGGCCCTGTTCGACTCCGTGGCCTCCAATCAAGGCGATGCCCCGAACGTGATCGAAGGCCAGGCGCGTGAAGTGCCCAGCGATGCACCGCAGACCGCCGAAGAAAAGCGCGACTCGGTGTTTCACAAGATCGGGCAGATGACTCGCGTCCTGCACGACACCTTGCGCGAGCTCGGTTATGACCGCGTGCTGGAAGAGACTGCGCGCCAGATTCCGGACGCACGCCAGCGCCTGAACTACATCGCGAGCATGACCGAGCAGGCGGCAAGCCGTGTGCTCAACGCGACCGACGTGGCCAAGCCGATCCAGGAGCAGCTCCAGACGGACGCCGAGGCGCTCAACGAACGCTGGAACAAGCTCTACGCGAAAGAGCTGTCCGTCGACGACTTCAAGGCCCTGGCGGGCGAGACGCATGCCTTCATCGGCAAGGCGGCCAACGACGCCAAGGTGGTCGACGCCCAGCTGCTCGAGATCATGATGGCCCAGGACTTCCAGGACCTGACCGGTCAGGTGATCAAGAAGATCGTCGACATGGCTGCGGTCCTCGAAGACGGCCTGCTGAACGTCCTCATCGAAGTGATGCCGGACCACAAGCGAAGCTCGGCGAGCGAAGGTCTGCTCAACGGCCCGGTCGTGAGCAGCGAAGGTCGCGAGGACATCGTGGCCAATCAGGAGCAGGTCGACGATCTGCTCGAAAGCCTTGGATTCTGAGCACGGACTGAAACGTCCGTGCGTGGTGGTAACCCGATTGAAACTGATTTGCCGATGCGGAGCGCGTCATGAGTGAATTTGGCGGCATGGAAGACCTGCTGCAGGACTTCCTGATCGAGGCCGGCGACCTGCTGTCCGGTGTCGACAACAAACTCGTGGATCTCGAGCGTGCGCCCGGTGACACTGGACTGCTCAACGAGATCTTCCGCGGCTTCCATACCATCAAGGGTGGGGCCGGGTTCCTCAATGCGACGGAGCTGGTGACCCTGTGTCACCTCACCGAGAACCTGTTCGACAAGCTGCGCAACGTCGAGCTGCGGGTCACGCCGGAGATGATGGACGTGATCATGGCGGCGACCGGTTCGGTGCGCGACATGTTCGGCTACCTCGAACGCGGCGTGCAGCCGCCGGCCGCGGACCGCGGCCTGATCGAGGACCTCAAGCTTGCGATCGCCGGGCAACTGGTCGCTGGCACGCCCAAGGCCGCTCCGGTGGCTGCGCCGACCAAGGAAACCGCGCTGGTGCCGGTGGTCCGTGCGGCGGTGGGTGCAGATGGCCTGGACTGGGACGCGCTCTACGCCGCAGTGACCGGCGCGGCCGCACCAGCGGTCGTCGAGGATTCCCTGCTGGGCAAGGACCCGGAAGAGATCATTACGGCCGCGATCGGCCGCCGCGCTTCGGACAAGCCGGGCTACGGCGGTCCTGTGGGGCGCCGCGAGGGCGAGCGCCAGCGCGACAATTCGATCCGCGTGGATACCGCGCGCCTGGACCAGGTCCTGAACCTGTCCGGCGAAATCGGCCTGACCAAGAACCGCCTGAACGCCTTGCGCTCGGACATCCTGGCCGGTCGCGCAGATTCCGAAACCCTGCATGCGCTCGACGTGGCGGTGAGCCAGCTCGATCTGCTGGTTTCCGACCTGCAGAACGCGGTCATGAAGACGCGGATGCAGCCGATCGGACGCCTGTTCCAGAAGTATCCGCGTATCGCACGCGACCTCGCGCGTGGTCTGGGCAAGGACGTCGAGCTGCAGCTGCTCGGTGAAGAGACCGAAATCGACAAGACGATGATCGAGGATCTCTCAGATCCGATCATCCACCTGATCCGCAACGCGGTAGACCACGGTGTCGAGCCGATCGGTGATCGCCTCTCGGCGGGCAAGCCGGAGAAATCCATCGTGCGCCTGGAGGCGCGCCAGGAGGGCGACCACATCGTCATCATCGTGGCTGACGACGGCCGCGGCATGAACGCGGAACGCCTGCGTGCCAAGGCGGTGGAGAAAGGCCTCATCTCCGACGAGGAGGCCAACGTCATGGACGAACGCCAGAGCTACAACCTGGTGTTCCTGCCCGGATTCTCGACGGCGGCGCAAGTGTCCGACGTGTCGGGTCGCGGTGTCGGCATGGATGTGGTGAAGACCAACATCCTGAAGCTCAACGGCACGATCGACATCCGTTCCGCGCAGGGCAAGGGCACGACTTTCACGATCTCGCTGCCGCTGACCTTGGCGATCCTGCCGGTGCTGGTGGTGCGGCTGGCCGATCAGCCCTTCGCCGTTCCGCTGTCGATGGTTCGCGAGATCCTGCCGATCGAAGCTCAGCACGTGCAGGAAGTTGGCGGCCGCGCGACGATGGTGGTGCGCGGCGAGGTGTTGCCGATCTACACGCTGTCGGGCCTGCTCGGCTGGCCGCAGGACTACACGCCCGAATACGGTGTCCTCATGCAGACGGCCGAGCGCAACTATGTGCTGGCAATCGACACCTTCGCCGGTCGCGAGGATGCGGTCATCAAGTCGCTCGACGCTTTCCGCCCGAAGGGCGTGGCAGGGGTGACGACGCTGGCCAACGGTCAGATCGTACTGATCCTCGACATGAAGGAACTGCTCGCTACCTCTCTGGAGCAGGGCGGCACCACCCGCGAGGAGCTGCTGCGCAAGCGCCTGGCCGTGGCGGCCTGAGCCGCGGCGCGCGACAGCACGCGAAATCATGCCGGCATCAAAAGAAAAGGCCGCTCGTTGAGCGGCCTTTTCTTATTGCATTCGTCAGGTTTGCAGCGGATGAACCCGCGCGGCAGCTGTCGCGCCTAGGGTCAGCGAACAGAAGTCTCGTTGGCCGACATGGCCGACGGCGCGTTGTCACCTTCGAGCAGCCGGCGCGCGCCCTTGAAGCGGGCCCGCCAGTAGTCGCTGTCCATACTCTCGACGCGGACCTTGCCACCGGCGGAAGGCGAGTGGAGGAACTGGTTGTCGCCAAGATAGATGCCGACGTGCGAGAAGGTCTGGCGCATCGTCTTGAAGAAAACCAGGTCGCCCGGCTTGAGTTCAGAGCGCTTGACCTGTTCGCCGCGCTGGGCGATTTCCTTCGCGGTGCGCGGCAGGTCCAGACCCAGGGCATCGGAGAACACGCGGCGCACGAGGCCGCTGCAATCGAAGCCGCTTTCCGGGGTCGTGCCGCCAAAGCGATAGCGGATCCCCAGATACTGCAGGCCGGCGCTCATGAGCTGTTCCACGCCACCTTGGTCGGCTGCCGGCGCAGGCGCGGGCAGGGCTGCTTCCGGAGAAGCAACGACTTCGGTGGGGGCTGCCTGGGCGGCACTGCCAAGGCATGCAAACAGGATGATCAGCCGCTGAGCGGTCTTAAAACGCATCGGCGGACTTTAACGGTGGATGACAGCCAAGTAAACCCTTGATTTGTATCGCTGAGCGGTGCATGCGTGCCGCTCATCGGTCATGGACGGGCACCACTCTTCCCGCTGTAGGAAGCCGGCCTACAATCGCGCCCACCCGAGATTGCGGGTGCCTACGGAACGTGCCGAATCCATGCTCGTTGCAGGACTGCTGATCTTCCTGGGGCTTCTCAGCCTCTGCGTCTGGCTGTATCTGCGCAGCCGCGATTCATTTGCCCGCATGCGCGACGAAAGTGCCGCGCGCGAGGCGCAGTTTTTCGCCGCGACGGCCGCCGCAGCGGCGGGCAAGGACGTACCCGCGTCCGAAGCGAATTCACCTTTGCCTGAGCTGAGTCTGCGCGAGAGCTCCGTGCTCGACCGGCAGGAACGCCTGGTCTATCTGCTGCTCAAGGTGGCGCTGCCCGAGTGCGAAATTCTTGCGCGCGTTGACGCCTTGCGCCTGCTGCCGCTCACCGAGGGGATCTCGCCCTTTGTCATCGATTTCATGGTGTGCGGTAGGGACTTCAAGCCGCTGGCGGCGATTGACCTGGATCGGTCGGAGCGCCCGGAGGTCGCGGGTCGGGCACGGCGTGTGCAGCTCCTGCGGCGCGCGGGGTTGCGGTTCCTGGTCTGGCGCTTCGACGAGCTGCCGGCCCGCGCAGACGTGCGCCCGTTGGTGCTCGGTCAGACCTGACCGGCTGACTTGCGTTCTTCGCGGTAGCGCCGGTCGAGCCGGTTCATCAATACGGTGTGCACCGCAACGATCGCGAGGAATACCAGCAGCGCGCCCTGCGCTGCGAAGTAGAAGCCCAGCGGAAAGCCCATGAAACGCCATTGATTGAGCGTTCCGGGCATGAGGCTGGTCACTACGGTGACCGCCAGCCAGACCAGCAGCAAACTCAGCGTAAGGACCAGCGTGCGCCGCCAGTGGCGGCGCACGACAGGATCGCGCTGGCTGGCCGGCGCTTCGTTCAAAGCACTTCGCCCGCCCAGTCAGCGAGGCGGGAGCGCTCGCCACGTTGCAGGGTGATGTGCCCGTTGTGCTTCCAGCCTTTGAAGCGGTCGACCACGTAGGTCAGGCCGGAGCTGCCCTCGGTGAGGTAGGGGGTGTCGATCTGCGCGATGTTCCCGAGACATACGACTTTGGTGCCCGGGCCCGCACGGGTGATCAGCGTCTTCATCTGCTTGGGCGTCAGGTTCTGCGCCTCGTCGATGATCAGGAACTTGTTGATGAAGGTCCGGCCGCGCATGAAGTTGAGCGACTTGACCTTGATCCGGGTGCGGATGAGGTCCCGCGTGGCCGCGCGGCCCCAATCGCCGCCGTAGTGGCCGCCTTCCTCGGCGTTGCCATTGAGTACGTCGAGGTTGTCTTCCAGCGCACCCATCCACGGGGCCATCTTTTCCTCTTCCGTCCCGGGCAGGAAGCCGATGTCTTCGCCGACCGGCACGGTTACGCGGGTCATGATGATCTCGCTGTAGCGCTTGGTCTCCAGCACCTGCGTGAGCCCTGCTGCGAGTGTGAGCAAGGTCTTGCCGGTGCCGGCCTGCCCGAGCAGGGTGATGAAGTCGATCTCCGGATTCATCAGCAGGTTGAGCGCGAAGTTCTGCTCGCGGTTACGCGAGGTGATGCCCCAGACGTTGTTCTTCTGGTGGCTGAAGTCGATCAGCGTCTCCAGCGTCGTGACCGGGCCGTTGCGGTCTTTGACCCAGGCGTAGAGCGGCTTCTCGCCCTCCTGGAAGACGAACTCGTTGATCTGCAGTTCCGCAGCCAGCGGGCCGCGGACCCGGTAGAAAGTCCGTCCGTTCTCCTTCCACGACTCCATGCCCTTGCCGTGGGTTTCCCAGAAGTCCGCCGGCAGCTCACGCAGGCCGGCGTAGAGCATGTCGGTGTCTTCGAGGACCTTGTCGTTGAAGTAGTCCTGCGCTTCCAGGTTCATCGCACGCGCCTTGATGCGCATGTTGATGTCCTTGGAAACCAGGATCACCGGTCGATCGGCGTGCAGTTTCTGCAGGTGATAGACAACGGCCAGGATCAGGTTGTCAGCCTTGCCGGTGGGCAGGTTTACCGGGAGTTCCGAAGGAATCGCCTCGGTCTGCAGGAACAGGCGTCCGCTTGCCAGTTCCTTCGAAGGGCCTGCCAGTGGGATGCCGGCCTCGATCGCTTCGGGCGCGGTCGACACGATCTCGTCCATGGTCCGGCTCGCCTGGCGCACGTTGCGCGAGACTTCCGACATGCCTTTCTTGTGCGCGTCGAGTTCTTCCAGGGTCTGGATCGGCACGAAGACATCGTGCTCCTCGAAGCGGTAGAGGCAGGTCGGGTCGTGCATCAGCACGTTGGTGTCCAGCACGAAGAGCTTGATTCTCGTGTCGGTGGAGTCGGTGGCTTTCGGTTGGCGTTTGGCGTTCATGGCGGGCTCGCTAACAAAGGCGTTGGGCAGAATCAATAACCGGAAGCTCAAGGTCGGGAGATCGTGTCGAGCACCTCCTGGGCATGCCCGGGAACCTTCACGCCTCGCCATTCGTGGCGCAGGATTCCCTGCTTGTCGATAAGGAAAGTGCTGCGCTCGATGCCGCGCACCTGCTTGCCATACATGTTCTTCATCTTCATGACGCCATAGGCCTGGCAAGCCGCCTCGTCCGGATCGGACAGCAGCTCGAAGGGGAAGCCCATCTTGGTCTTGAAGTTCTCGTGGGTGCGTACGCTGTCGCGCGAGATACCCAGGACGACGCAATCCCGGGCCGCAAACTGCTCGTGCAGGTCGCGGAACTGCTCACCTTCCTTGGTGCAGCCGGGGGTGTTGTCTTTGGGGTAGAAGTAGAGGACGACGATGCGGCCTGCGAGGCCGGCGAGGGAGATAGTCTGGTTGCCGGTGGCGGGGAGTGAGAAGGCCGGTGCGCTCTGGCCGATCATTGCGGTCTCCGTGGTACGAGCGACCTCAGATTAGCCGAGCGCCGCCTGCGCCGCAATCGTCCATCCCCGGGCGGAATCCGATAAGCCTTATCGGGCTTCGATGATCAGGGCCGCTGCCACGTTGCGGCCTTCGCCGGCCAGGATGTTGTAAGTGCGACAGGCGGCTGCGGTATCCATGATCTCGAAGCCGCGTCCGCTTTCGATCAGCGGACGGAGCAGGGCGGGCGAGGGAAAGCGTTGCCGCGAACCGGTGCCGATCACCGTTACGGTGGCGCCGATCTCGGCGACCTTCTGGAAATCGGCCTCGGTCAGCGCGGCGAACCCGAGTTCCGCCCAGGGCTCGACCAGCGCTTTCGGGGTCAGGATCAGGCCGCGTCCCTTGTTTTCCCCGTTGATGGCGACGAATCCGGCGCCTTGGGCGGTAATGACGTTCATGCCCTCGGGGCGGTCGAGATCCAGATTCATGGAGACGTGCGCGATTTGCGGCTAAGGGGCTGGCGGGCTACGATTATAACCTTTTGATTTTCGGCGCCCCGTCCGCATTCCGGGCGTCTGGCAGGGCCGGAAATCCTTCAAGGAGAGCCTCATGAGCACGGGTAAGGTAGCGCAGGTACTGTCGGGTGACTTCGGGGCGGGCGAGTCCGCCGCGATTGCCCGCGCGGCGCGCCCCGTGAGCAAGTCCGCCAAGCTCGCCAACGTCTGCTACGACATCCGCGGCCCGGTTCTCGCCCGCGCCAAGCAGATGGAAGAAGAAGGCAACAAGATCATCAAGCTCAACATCGGCAACCTCGCCGTGTTCGGGCTGGAGCCGCCGGAAGAAATCGTCCGCGACATGATCCGCAACCTGCCTGACGCGGCGGGCTACACGGACTCCAAGGGCCTCTTCGCCCCGCGCAAGTCGATCATGCATTACACGCAGGAGAAGCAGATCTCCGGTGTGACGATCGAAGACATTTATCTGGGCAACGGTGCGTCTGAACTCATCGTGATGGCGATGAACGCGCTGCTCAACAACGGCGACGAAGTGCTGATCCCGGCGCCCGACTATCCGCTCTACACCGCGGCCGTGTCGCTGTCGGGCGGTGAGCCGGTGCACTACATCTGCGACGAGGCCTCCGACTGGATGCCGGATATCGCGGATATTCGCCGCAAGGTCACGCCGAACACCAAGGCGATCGTCGTCATCAACCCCAACAACCCGACCGGCGCGCTGTATCCGCGGGAGGTGCTGGAACAGATCGTCCAGGTCGCCCGCGAGCATCAGCTCATCGTGTTCGCCGACGAGATCTACGACAAGACGTTGTTCGACGACGCAGAACACGTGTCGATCGCCTCGCTTGCAGACGACGTGCTGTTCCTGACCTTCAACGGTCTCTCCAAGAACTACCGTTCCTGCGGCTATCGTGCCGGCTGGATGGTGGTCTCGGGCGACAAGCGCCATGCACGCGACTACATCGAAGGCCTGAACATGCTGGCCTCGATGCGCCTGTGCTCGAACACGCCGGGCCAGCTCGCGATCCAGACCGCGCTGGGTGGCTATCAGAGCATCAAGGATCTTGTCGCGCCGGGTGGCCGCCTCGCGCGTCAGCGCGATCTCGCGTGGGAGTTGTTGTCCTCGATCCCCGGCGTGAGTTGCGCCAAGCCCAAGGCCGCGCTGTATCTCTTCCCGCGCCTGGATCCGAAGATCTATCCGATCAAGGACGACCAGGAGTTCATCCTCCAGCTGCTGGAGGCCGAACGCGTGCTGCTGGTGCAGGGCACCGGTTTCAACTGGCCGAACCCCGACCACTTCCGGGTCGTTTTCCTGCCGCACGAGGACGACCTGCGCGAAGCCATCGGGCGCATTGCGCGCTTCCTCGAGGGTTATCGAAAGCGTCCGACGGCGTGAGGCCGGCGTTCCGGAGGCCGCGATCATGCTGACGCTCAAGGACATCACCGACGCGCAGGGGCGCGTGCTTGAGCCTGTATGGCTGGCGCGCGCCGAGGCGACGCATCGCGAACTACGCCCGGTGCTACCCGCGGACTACGCGCTGCGCATGGCAGAAGTCTTCGCCAACGGTGCCCGCATGACTGTCGCAATCCGGGACGATGCTGTTCTCGGCGTGGCGGTCTGGCGGATCATCGAAAACACCTACGAAGGTCGCCGTCTTTACGTCGACGATCTCGTCACTACGGCCCGCGCCCGCTCGGGTGGCGTGGGCAAGGCGCTCATGGCGCATCTGCAGGAGACCGCGCGTGGTCTGGGCTGCGACGTGATCGCCCTGGATTCGGGCACGCAGCGCACCGACGCGCATCGTTTTTACTTCCGGGAAGGCTTCGTCATCCCGTCCTTCAACTTCAGAAAAGCACTTTCATGAAACCGATCAATGTTGGCCTGCTGGGCATCGGCACCGTCGGCGGTGGCACCTTCACCGTCCTTTCGCGCAACCAGGAAGAGATTACCCGTCGCGCCGGTCGTCCGATTCGCATTAGCCTGGTGGCCGACAAGAACGTCGAGCGCGCGCGCGAACTCGTGGGTGATCGTGCCCGCGTGGTCGATGACGCCTTCGCGGTCGTGAGCGACCCGGAAGTCGACATCGTCGTCGAGCTGATCGGTGGCTACGGCCTCGCGAAGGCGCTGGTGCTCAAGGCGATCGAGAACGGCAAGCATGTGGTCACCGCCAACAAGGCGTTGTTGGCCCTGCACGGCAACGAGATCTTCGCCGCGGCGCAGAAGCGTGGCGTGATGGTGGCCTTCGAAGCTGCCGTTGCGGGCGGTATTCCGATCATCAAGGCGCTGCGTGAAGGCCTCACCGCCAACCGCATCGAATGGATCGCCGGCATCATCAACGGCACCACCAACTACATCCTCACCGAGATGCGCGACAAGGGCCTGTCCTTCGAGACGGCGCTCGCCGACGCACAGGCGCTGGGTTACGCTGAAGCCGACCCGACCTTCG is a genomic window of Niveibacterium sp. SC-1 containing:
- a CDS encoding chemotaxis protein CheA, with the translated sequence MSEFGGMEDLLQDFLIEAGDLLSGVDNKLVDLERAPGDTGLLNEIFRGFHTIKGGAGFLNATELVTLCHLTENLFDKLRNVELRVTPEMMDVIMAATGSVRDMFGYLERGVQPPAADRGLIEDLKLAIAGQLVAGTPKAAPVAAPTKETALVPVVRAAVGADGLDWDALYAAVTGAAAPAVVEDSLLGKDPEEIITAAIGRRASDKPGYGGPVGRREGERQRDNSIRVDTARLDQVLNLSGEIGLTKNRLNALRSDILAGRADSETLHALDVAVSQLDLLVSDLQNAVMKTRMQPIGRLFQKYPRIARDLARGLGKDVELQLLGEETEIDKTMIEDLSDPIIHLIRNAVDHGVEPIGDRLSAGKPEKSIVRLEARQEGDHIVIIVADDGRGMNAERLRAKAVEKGLISDEEANVMDERQSYNLVFLPGFSTAAQVSDVSGRGVGMDVVKTNILKLNGTIDIRSAQGKGTTFTISLPLTLAILPVLVVRLADQPFAVPLSMVREILPIEAQHVQEVGGRATMVVRGEVLPIYTLSGLLGWPQDYTPEYGVLMQTAERNYVLAIDTFAGREDAVIKSLDAFRPKGVAGVTTLANGQIVLILDMKELLATSLEQGGTTREELLRKRLAVAA
- a CDS encoding C40 family peptidase, producing MRFKTAQRLIILFACLGSAAQAAPTEVVASPEAALPAPAPAADQGGVEQLMSAGLQYLGIRYRFGGTTPESGFDCSGLVRRVFSDALGLDLPRTAKEIAQRGEQVKRSELKPGDLVFFKTMRQTFSHVGIYLGDNQFLHSPSAGGKVRVESMDSDYWRARFKGARRLLEGDNAPSAMSANETSVR
- a CDS encoding DUF4212 domain-containing protein, whose translation is MNEAPASQRDPVVRRHWRRTLVLTLSLLLVWLAVTVVTSLMPGTLNQWRFMGFPLGFYFAAQGALLVFLAIVAVHTVLMNRLDRRYREERKSAGQV
- a CDS encoding PhoH family protein, yielding MNAKRQPKATDSTDTRIKLFVLDTNVLMHDPTCLYRFEEHDVFVPIQTLEELDAHKKGMSEVSRNVRQASRTMDEIVSTAPEAIEAGIPLAGPSKELASGRLFLQTEAIPSELPVNLPTGKADNLILAVVYHLQKLHADRPVILVSKDINMRIKARAMNLEAQDYFNDKVLEDTDMLYAGLRELPADFWETHGKGMESWKENGRTFYRVRGPLAAELQINEFVFQEGEKPLYAWVKDRNGPVTTLETLIDFSHQKNNVWGITSRNREQNFALNLLMNPEIDFITLLGQAGTGKTLLTLAAGLTQVLETKRYSEIIMTRVTVPVGEDIGFLPGTEEEKMAPWMGALEDNLDVLNGNAEEGGHYGGDWGRAATRDLIRTRIKVKSLNFMRGRTFINKFLIIDEAQNLTPKQMKTLITRAGPGTKVVCLGNIAQIDTPYLTEGSSGLTYVVDRFKGWKHNGHITLQRGERSRLADWAGEVL
- a CDS encoding peroxiredoxin, producing MIGQSAPAFSLPATGNQTISLAGLAGRIVVLYFYPKDNTPGCTKEGEQFRDLHEQFAARDCVVLGISRDSVRTHENFKTKMGFPFELLSDPDEAACQAYGVMKMKNMYGKQVRGIERSTFLIDKQGILRHEWRGVKVPGHAQEVLDTISRP
- a CDS encoding Mth938-like domain-containing protein — protein: MNLDLDRPEGMNVITAQGAGFVAINGENKGRGLILTPKALVEPWAELGFAALTEADFQKVAEIGATVTVIGTGSRQRFPSPALLRPLIESGRGFEIMDTAAACRTYNILAGEGRNVAAALIIEAR